TGCATCAGTAGCAATATCACCTTCCCATCGCGCAACGCCGCGTACTTTTTGGTTTTGATCACCATTGATGACCGCTAAAGAAACAGGACCGTCGCCTTGCAGTTGAAGTGTGATGGAACCCTCAAATTTTAGCGTCGCAGTTAAAAGGGTGGTGGCGACTAATAGCTCGCCTAATAAGTTTTGTACCGGTGCTGGGTACTCTTTACTAGATATAATTTCTTGATATGCTTTATCTAACTGTACAAGTTCCCCACGTACAGAAAGATTCTCGAATAAATAACGATTTAATACGTCTTGTGCCATGTCAGAACACTCCGGCTTACTGGTTTTTAAATTTAATGATGTCTCTACGTTGTTTCTTGTCTGGCCTACGTTCAGGGCTAGGACTGAATAACGTATTGAGTTTACGCTTTTGTGCGTTTTCTTCGCGTTTTGAGATACTTTCTGGTGTCTCCGTGTAGAGCAGTTGTGCTTCTGGTGCTCCACGCCTTTGTTCTGAAATTTTATCTATGACAACGGTCTTCTCTTCTTGTCTCTGTCTTAGCGTTATTGTTGCACCAAGTTCTATTATTTTACTTGGTTTTGAGCGCTGTCCATTATAATGGACTTTACCCCCGTCTATCATATTTCGAGCTATCGACCGAGTTTTGTAAAATCTAGCAGCCCAAAGCCATTTGTCGAGCCTTACTGTCTCTGTATTTGTGCTCATTTTTTTACGACTCCATGCTGTAAACTATTTTCTGTAAAAATGGTGACGCATGTCTCTCTTTTCAAGTGGTAAATGTAAATTTTAGGAATTCCCTTACCTCAATCTTGAAGGGGGTATGATATTCTTCTGCATAATGTTTACTGTGATTATAGACACTAAAGAGGTTGTAAATGTCTTCTGTTTTGAGCCGAACTCATCCGTTTTCCGGCTTAACGGAAAAGGTTTTCCGTTTATTTGCTGCTTCTCAATCTAAGCTCTGCACTTTATTGACTATATTGTTGGTCTGCTTATCAGCCTGGATTGCGGGTCAAACGATTTGGTATTTATCCGATGAACAGACGACGGTATCCAAATGGTCCGCTCAATCTGTTAATGCTCAATCTTCTTCTGAGTCGAAGGGGATTATTATATCTGGTTTATTAGAAGCTGCGCTATTTGGTCGGCACGACGAAAAGGTAGATAAAGTCGTGTCAGCACCTGTAATTCAGGATGCACCAAAAACGCGTTTGAACTTAATTTTGGTTGGTGCTGTCTCTAGTTCTGTAGCGAAAAGCAGCTTGGCTGTTATTGCAAACAATGGATCCCAAGAAACGTATGGCATTGGTGAAAAAATTGAAGGGACACAAGCGAAACTAAAGAACGTTTTTATTGACCGCATTATTATAGACAATGCGGGTCGAGATGAAACGTTGATGCTTGAAGGGATCGAGTACAAAAAAGTGCGACCAACAGCGAGTAATAAAAGAGCGAGTAACGCAATGGTTAGCGAAATTGGAAATAATCCTGCTCCCTCAGGTAATGAGATTGAATCGATTCGAGCAGAGGTTTTAGCTGATCCTCAAAAAATCCTCCAATACATACGTTTATCTCAAGTAAAGAAAGATGGGAAGCTTGTCGGCTATCGAATTAGGCCTGGTAAGCAGCGTGCACTATTTGATTCGGCAGGACTTAAAAATGGTGATATTGCCACGTCTTTGAATGGTGAAGACCTAACGGACCCTGCTTCAATGGGTAAAGTTTGGCAGTCGATGTCGGAAATGACAGAATTCAACTTGACCGTAGAGCGTGACGGTCAGGCACATGAAATATATTTAGAATTTTAATACTGGCTTAAGTGTCGGTGATTTGGAGGTTTTTTAGTGAAGAACTGGTTAAGCAGAAGTGCGATGTTACTGATAGGAAGTCTAATGTGCTTATCTGTTTCTGCCGATGAATATAGTGCGAGTTTCAAAGGCACGGATATTCAAGAATTCATTAATATTGTTGGACGAAACTTAGAAAAGACCATTATTGTCGACCCTTCTGTTCGTGGGAAGATAGATGTTCGAAGCTATGACGTATTAAATGAAAAACAATACTATCAATTTTTTCTTAATGTTTTAGAAGTCTATGGTTTTGCCGTTGTCGAGATGGAGAGTGGTGTACTTAAAATCATAAAGGCTAAAGATGCGAAAACATCCGCGATTCCAGTTGTCGGGGCGGATGAAAAAATATTAGGTGATGCCGTTGTTACTCGTGTCGTCGCAGTAAAAAATGTTTCTGTTCGAGAGTTGTCTCCATTATTACGTCAATTAAATGATAACGCTGGTGCGGGTAACGTGGTCCACTATGACCCTGCTAATATCATCTTGATTACAGGTCGTGCTGCTGTTGTTAATCGTCTTGCCGAAATTATTGAACGTGTTGATCAGGCTGGGGACAAATCAATAGAAGTGGTTGTTCTTAAAAATGCGTCTGCCTCAGAAATGGTGCGAATAGTTGATGCGTTAAATAAAACGACCGACACAAAAAACACACCGGCATTTTTACAACCTAAACTTGTGGCCGATGACCGCACTAACTCCGTTCTTATCTCCGGAGACCCAACCGTACGCACGCGCCTTCGTAAGTTGATAAAACAGCTCGATATTGAAATGGCGAGTCGGGGTAACAATCAAGTTGTTTATCTAAAATATGCGCAAGCTGAAGATATTGTCGACGTTTTAAAAGGTGTATCTGAAAATATTCAGTCAGAGAAGCAGAGCTCATCTAAAGCTCAAGGTGCGACAAGTAAATCTCAGGTGATGATTGCCGCTCACAAAGATACTAATGCATTAGTTTTGACGGCTCCACCAGATATTATGAACGCCCTTATGGATGTCATTGCTCAGTTGGATATTCGTCGTGCTCAGGTCCTTATCGAGGCGCTTATTGTTGAGATGTCTGAAGGTGATGGCATTAATTTAGGGGTGCAATGGGGTAACCTGGATACCGGTGCTGTTATTCAATATGGTAATACAGGTGCATCAATTGGTGGCGTGATGGTGGGCCTTGAAGAGGCAAAAGATACCACAACCACAACCGCCGTTTATGATGATAATGGTGCCTTCGTTAGAAATGAAACCACTACGACAGAAGGGGATTATTCCTCACTAGCTTCCGCATTAAGCGGAGTGAACGGTGCAGCAATGAGTTTAGTTCTGGGTGACTGGACTGCTCTGATCAGCGCGGTTTCTACCGATTCCAATTCTAATATTCTCTCTTCTCCTAGTATTACGGTGATGGATAACGGAGAAGCATCCTTTATCGTTGGCGAAGAAGTTCCAGTGTTAACTGGCTCCACTGCAGGGGCAAACAACAGCAATCCATTTCAGACCGTAGAGCGGAAAGAAGTCGGGATTAAGCTTAAGGTTGTGCCTCAAATAAACGAAGGTGACTCTGTTCAATTAACGATAGAGCAGGAAGTATCAAACGTACTTGGCGCCAGTGGCGCTGTCGATGTGCGTTTTGCCAAACGACAACTTAATACTCAGGTTATGATCCAAGATGGTCAGATGTTGGTTCTAGGCGGATTAATCGATGAACGCGTCATGGAGAGTGAATCTAAAGTACCATTCTTAGGTGATATTCCAGTAATTGGTCACCTTTTTAAATCAACAAGCAGTTCTGTTGAAAAGAAAAATCTGATGGTGTTCATCAAGCCGACCATTATTCGTGATGGTGTGACCGCCGATGGCATTACCCAGCGTAAATATAACTACATTCGTGCAGAGCAATTATTTAAAGCGGAAGAAGGCTTGAAACTGTTATCGGATGACCTCATTCCGGTTCTTGCAGAATATAAAGGCGATTCGCCTCGTTATCCGGCAGAAGTACAAGCCTTTATTGACCAATTGGAGCTAGATTGATGACACAGTTGGCCAGCTTTGTTGGGCGTCTACCATTTGGTTTTGCTAGGCGTCACCACGTGGTTTTAGAAAATAGTCCACAGCGAACAGAACTGCCTCAGTTGTATTATGTCGAACCTATTGCAATATCAATTTTAGCGGAAGTACAACGAGTCATTAAGGTGCCGTTTACATTGGTTTCGGCCGATAAAGATAGCTTTGAAAAGAAACTGACAGAGATCTATCAACGAGATTCGTCAGAAGCACGACAGTTAATGGAAGATATTGGCGCAGATAATGACGATTTTTTCTCATTAGCTGAAGAGTTACCTCAAAATGAAGACCTATTAGAAACAGAAGATGACGCCCCTATCATTAAGTTAATCAATGCGATGCTAGGCGAAGCAATTAAAGAAGGGGCTTCGGATATTCACATTGAAACCTTTGAACAGAGTTTGTCTATTCGATTCCGGGTTGATGGTGTATTACGTGAGGTATTAGAACCAAGCCGCAAGCTAGCGCCACTTCTCGTCTCACGAGTTAAGGTTATGGCAAAACTTGATATCGCTGAAAAACGTGTCCCTCAAGATGGAAGAATCTCATTGAGAATTGGTGGTCGTGCGGTTGATGTCCGTGTCTCTACAATGCCATCTTCGCATGGTGAACGCGTTGTAATGCGTTTACTGGATAAAAACGCCACCCGCCTTGATTTACATAGCCTAGGGATGACGGAAGAAAATCACGAAGTAATAAGAAAATTGATCGCTAGGCCGCATGGCATCATTTTGGTTACCGGACCAACGGGCTCAGGTAAGTCAACAACCTTATATGCCGCGTTACAAGAACTGAATAGTACGGAACGGAATATTTTAACGGTAGAAGATCCTATCGAATTTGATATTGACGGAATAGGTCAAACACAGGTTAACCCTAAAGTTGATATGACCTTCGCCCGTGGTTTACGCGCCATATTGCGCCAAGATCCAGATGTCGTTATGGTCGGTGAAATACGTGACCTTGAAACGGCACAAATAGGTGTACAAGCCTCGCTGACGGGTCACTTAGTCATGTCTACCTTGCATACTAATACGGCGATAGGGGCGATAACTCGACTAAGAGATATGGGTATTGAACCTTTTCTTATTTCATCCTCTTTGTTAGGGGTGTTATCGCAACGCCTGATAAGGACCTTGTGCCCTGATTGTAAGCAAAGCTTTGAAGCCGACAGAGAACAGAAAAAGTTGTTTAAGTTAACGGAGCAAGAGTCTTTAACACTTTACCGTGCGAATGGATGTGAGGCGTGTAATTTTAAGGGGTATAGAGGACGAACTGGAATACATGAGCTGCTTCTTGTTGACGATAACGTTCAAGAACTTATTCATTCAGAAGCGGGAGAAATGAGCATAGAGAAAGAAGTTCGTGCATATACGCCAAGTATCAGAGCTGATGGATTGAAAAAAGTTCGTCAAGGTATTACTACCCTTGAAGAAGTTATGCGAGTAACCAAGGAAGTCTAATGGCCGCATTTGAATACAAAGCACTAAATGACAAAGGTAGGCAGAAAAAAGGTGTCATTGAGGGAGATAATGCACGTCAAGTTCGACAACGATTGAAAGAACAGGGCTTGATTCCTGTTGAGGTCATTGAAACCAAAGTAAAAAACAGTGCCGAGAAATCGTCTACATCATTTAATCGAAGTATTAGCACCAATGATCTCGCGTTATTAACGCGCCAGCTGTCAACATTGGTTCAGGCAAGCATGCCTTTAGAAGAGTGTTTAAGAGCGGTTGCAGAGCAATCGGAGAAGCCACGTATCACCAATATGCTAATGGGGGTCCGTTCTCGAGTGGTTGAAGGGTATACGCTCGCCGATAGTCTTGCCGATTACCCTCATGTATTTGATGATCTCTTCCGCGCTAT
This portion of the Vibrio sp. VB16 genome encodes:
- the hslR gene encoding ribosome-associated heat shock protein Hsp15 — protein: MSTNTETVRLDKWLWAARFYKTRSIARNMIDGGKVHYNGQRSKPSKIIELGATITLRQRQEEKTVVIDKISEQRRGAPEAQLLYTETPESISKREENAQKRKLNTLFSPSPERRPDKKQRRDIIKFKNQ
- the gspC gene encoding type II secretion system protein GspC → MSSVLSRTHPFSGLTEKVFRLFAASQSKLCTLLTILLVCLSAWIAGQTIWYLSDEQTTVSKWSAQSVNAQSSSESKGIIISGLLEAALFGRHDEKVDKVVSAPVIQDAPKTRLNLILVGAVSSSVAKSSLAVIANNGSQETYGIGEKIEGTQAKLKNVFIDRIIIDNAGRDETLMLEGIEYKKVRPTASNKRASNAMVSEIGNNPAPSGNEIESIRAEVLADPQKILQYIRLSQVKKDGKLVGYRIRPGKQRALFDSAGLKNGDIATSLNGEDLTDPASMGKVWQSMSEMTEFNLTVERDGQAHEIYLEF
- the gspD gene encoding type II secretion system secretin GspD gives rise to the protein MLLIGSLMCLSVSADEYSASFKGTDIQEFINIVGRNLEKTIIVDPSVRGKIDVRSYDVLNEKQYYQFFLNVLEVYGFAVVEMESGVLKIIKAKDAKTSAIPVVGADEKILGDAVVTRVVAVKNVSVRELSPLLRQLNDNAGAGNVVHYDPANIILITGRAAVVNRLAEIIERVDQAGDKSIEVVVLKNASASEMVRIVDALNKTTDTKNTPAFLQPKLVADDRTNSVLISGDPTVRTRLRKLIKQLDIEMASRGNNQVVYLKYAQAEDIVDVLKGVSENIQSEKQSSSKAQGATSKSQVMIAAHKDTNALVLTAPPDIMNALMDVIAQLDIRRAQVLIEALIVEMSEGDGINLGVQWGNLDTGAVIQYGNTGASIGGVMVGLEEAKDTTTTTAVYDDNGAFVRNETTTTEGDYSSLASALSGVNGAAMSLVLGDWTALISAVSTDSNSNILSSPSITVMDNGEASFIVGEEVPVLTGSTAGANNSNPFQTVERKEVGIKLKVVPQINEGDSVQLTIEQEVSNVLGASGAVDVRFAKRQLNTQVMIQDGQMLVLGGLIDERVMESESKVPFLGDIPVIGHLFKSTSSSVEKKNLMVFIKPTIIRDGVTADGITQRKYNYIRAEQLFKAEEGLKLLSDDLIPVLAEYKGDSPRYPAEVQAFIDQLELD
- the gspE gene encoding type II secretion system ATPase GspE: MTQLASFVGRLPFGFARRHHVVLENSPQRTELPQLYYVEPIAISILAEVQRVIKVPFTLVSADKDSFEKKLTEIYQRDSSEARQLMEDIGADNDDFFSLAEELPQNEDLLETEDDAPIIKLINAMLGEAIKEGASDIHIETFEQSLSIRFRVDGVLREVLEPSRKLAPLLVSRVKVMAKLDIAEKRVPQDGRISLRIGGRAVDVRVSTMPSSHGERVVMRLLDKNATRLDLHSLGMTEENHEVIRKLIARPHGIILVTGPTGSGKSTTLYAALQELNSTERNILTVEDPIEFDIDGIGQTQVNPKVDMTFARGLRAILRQDPDVVMVGEIRDLETAQIGVQASLTGHLVMSTLHTNTAIGAITRLRDMGIEPFLISSSLLGVLSQRLIRTLCPDCKQSFEADREQKKLFKLTEQESLTLYRANGCEACNFKGYRGRTGIHELLLVDDNVQELIHSEAGEMSIEKEVRAYTPSIRADGLKKVRQGITTLEEVMRVTKEV